Part of the Nostoc sp. ATCC 53789 genome, ACTAATTATAATAATTTGTATTTAGCAGCACTTTGAATATTTGTCTTTGCATGGTGAAATAAGAATGATTTAATAGAATTCGTGCAAAAGTATAAATCTGCGTCATTTTGTTTGTAGATTATGAACATTACTGTGAGCTTTTGCCGAATATCTAATAACTACATGATTATTTAACGATGAACAACGCGATCGCTCAGACAACAGCATTATTATCAACTTGCGCTTTGCTACTAACAGGCTGTGGTGGTGGCGGTGGCTCTGTGACAAATACTCCAAATAGTAATCCAAATAACACTACTAACACTGCCCAGACAACGACTACATCGGGGGCGATTCCTATCGGTATTGCCTTAGCACAAACCAGCAACGTAGCATTACTCGGTCAAGAGGGATTTGTGGGAGCCAGAATTGCCGAGAAGTATTTCAATAGTAAAGGTGGTATTAATGGCACTCCGATTAAATTAATAGCCCAAGATACCAGCGGTGATGAAGCTGGAGCAATTAACGCTTTTCAAACTTTAATTAACAAGGATAAAGTTGTCGGTATCGTTGGCCCTACTTTGTCACAACAAGCTTTTAGTGCTGACCCCATTGCCGAACGTGCGAAAGTTCCAGTTATTGGAGCATCAAATACCGCAAACGGAATTCCCGAAATTGGTGATTATGTAGCTCGTGTATCTGCCCCCGTTTCTATAGTTGCCCCTAATTCCGTGAAAGCTGCACTCAAGCAGAATCCTCAAATTAAAAAAGTGGCAGTTTTTTACGCCCAAAATGACGCATTTAATAAATCAGAAACGGAGATTTTTCAAAAAGCAGTTAAAGAACAAGGACTAGAATTAGTAACAGTTCAAAAGTTTCAAACTACTGATACAGACTTTCAAGCCCAAGCTACCAATGCCATTAACTTAAAACCAGATTTGGTAATTATTTCGGGGCTAGCTGCTGATGGTGGTAACTTAGTGCGGCAACTGCGGGAGTTGGGTTATAAAGGCATAATTATTGGTGGTAATGGTCTAAATACACCCAATGTTTTATCAGTTTGTAAAGCCCTTTGCGATGGTGTGTTGATTGCTCAAGCTTACAGTCCTGAATATCCTGGTGAGATTAATAAGGTATTTCGCCAAGCCTATATTGAGCAATATAAGAAAGAACCAGCCCAATTTACCGGTCAAGCTTTTGCGGCGGTGCAGGTGTATGTTGAAGCTCTTAAGGAGTTGGATAAAAAAACCAAAATCAGCACGTTACCTCTTGATAAACTGCGGACAGAATTGAACAAGCAAATACTAGCTGGAAAGTATAATACACCTTTAGGTGAGATTGCTTTTACACCAGTAGGGGATGTGATTCAAAAAGAATTTTATGTCGCCAAAATTAAGATGGATAAAGATGGGAATACCGGAAAATTTGTATTTATAAAATAGTTGCAACATGGATATCACTCTATTTCTGCAACAATTTTTGAACGGATTATCTATTGGTAGTATCTATGCAATTTTTGCATTGGGATATACCTTAGTTTATTCAATTTTGGGCATCATAAATTTAGCTCATGGCGCGATTTTTACCTTGGGTGCATATTTCACTTATGCCCTCATGGGTGGTAACTTTGGATTTAATGGCTTGCTAGCTAATGCAGCCTTGCCAATAAAATTGCCATTTGCTATAGCCTTAATTTTAGGAAGTACCTTAGCGGGATTGATTGGGGTAGTGATGGAACGGGTTGCTTTTCAACCTTTGCGCCGTCAAGGATCTGATCCCTTATTAACTGTTGTTTCCAGCTTGGGTGTAGCAGTGGTAATTGTGAACTTAATCCAGTATTTGGTAGGTGCAGAAAGTTACACATACCCCGCCGATACTTATGGGAATTTGCCACCTGCGATTAACTTTGGTAGTCCAGATAATCCAATTCCTATTCGCAGCGTTCAGATAATAATTTTTGTTGTATCTGTTGCGATTGTGGCAATTATTACCTACTTTATAAATCGAACTAAGTATGGTAAAGCAATGCAGGCGATCGCAGAAGATCCGACTACAGCTAGTTTGTTAGGCATTAATAGCGATCGCTTTATCATCCTCACATTCTTCATCAGCAGTTTCTTAGCAGGATTAGCAGGAACCTTAGTCGCCTCTAGTGTTAGTATTGCCGGCCCATATTTCGGCATCGCTTTTGGGTTGCGGGGTTTAGCGGTAATTGTCTTAGGTGGTTTAGGTAGTATTCCCGGCGCAGTTTTAGGAGGATTACTCATTGGATTAGTTGAAGCTTTTGTGCCGGCAGAATATTCCGGTTACAAAGAAGCTGTAGCCTACGGAATATTATTTATCATGTTGTTAGTTAGACCCCAAGGCTTGCTAGGTCGTCGGTTTATTCAAAAAGTTTAAAGAGACGTAGCGTGATGAAAACATACACCAAACAAAAATTAACTTTCGATCAATTTTTGGAAGAATGTCCAGAAGAAGGTTTATATGAACTTGTGGATGGGGAAATTGTAGAAGTGCGTGCAACGAGAAATCATGATGATATCGCTGATTTTATATTGTTGAGTTTCAATGATGAAATTAAACATCTAAACCTGAATTACGTAGTAAAAAACACAGCAGTTTTAAAAACCATAACTGCCAATGGAATAGAACAAGGACGCAAGCCTGATGTCAGTGTGATAGATAAAGATGTATGGCGCTCAAATCGTTCTGCTTATTCTGCACTTGAAGAACCCATCCAGCTAGCTATCGAGGTAACATCAACTAATTGGGAAGATGACTACATTGATAAATTAGATGAATATCAACGCATAGGTATTACAGAATATTGGATTGTAGATTATTTGGCAATTGGTTATAGAGAGTATTTGGAAAATCCCAAAGTTCCGACTGTATTTGTTTTTTTATTAGATGCTGAGGGTAAATATCAACGCACAGATTTTAGAGGTTCCGAACGAATTGTGTCACGAACTTTTCCTGAACTGGCGTTAACAGCAGAGCAAATATTAACAGCTTGAAGAAGAATACAGAATACAGAATACAGAATTAATTAGTTAGCTATAAGCGATACCCTGTGACTAGCAAGCTACAGACTCGACATGAATTGTAGATTATAAAATTGAAAATTTAGTGGTGACTGAAACCCTTTTACTCCTGAATTCTGGCTTCTGACTCCTGACTCCTTAATCAAAATATTTTACAATGGCTGAATTTTTCTCTACTTATGAATCACCAATAGTCTACATGGTATTGGAGGCTTTATTAGGATTATCGCTTTATTTACCACTGATGGCTGGACAATTATCTTTGGCTAGTCCTGGATTTTATGCTTTAGGTGGATATATTGCAGCGATTTTATCTACAAAAGTTTTTCCATCTAGTAATAATTTATTTCCCATTCCATTACTTTTATTAGAAATGTTGATTGCTGGTCTAATCTCCGGTATATTAGCTGTAATAGTGGGAATCCCGGCATTAAGGTTACGGGGAATTTATTTAGCGATCGCAACTATTGCTTTTGTAGAAGTTTTACGAGTTGTATCCTTAAATTTAGATATTACAGGCGGCGCTGTAGGAATTTTTGGTATTCCTCAACCATTCCAAAGCCAAATTGAATATTTGTGGATTGCTGTACCATTCTTGTTAGTTAGTATGGTATTATTTTACCGTTTAGAACGTATTCGTACAGGTAGGGCATTCATTGCTATCCGTGAAGATGAATTAGCTGCCAGTGCAATGGGAATTAACCCCACTTATTACAAAGTTTTAGCCTTTACTCTCGGAGCAATTCTTGCCGGAATGGTAGGTGTCATCAGCGCTCATTTTCTCAATACCTGGAATGCTCGACAAGGTACTTTTGATGCTAGTATCACTTATTTGACGATTGTGTTGATTGGTGGCTCTAGAACTTTTTTAGGTTCGGTTGTCGGTGCTATTGTCTTGAAAGTTTTATTAGAAATTGTTTTACGAAGAATCGCCGATATAGCAGGATTACCTAATTGGTTATCCCAGTTTTTAAGAGATGGTAGATTAATTATCTATGGTATATTAATAGTTTTAGGAACTATATTTTTCCCCCAAGGGTTTGTAACTCCAGATATTTTAAAAAAGTGTAAAAACCTATTAATAAAATCAATTTCAAAGACATCCAAGCAGACAAGATAACAAATAACCAATGAAAAATGACAAGTGACAAATGACAAATAACATTGTTTTAGAAGCCAAATCACTAACTCGCCGTTTTGGGGGTTTAGT contains:
- a CDS encoding ABC transporter substrate-binding protein — translated: MNNAIAQTTALLSTCALLLTGCGGGGGSVTNTPNSNPNNTTNTAQTTTTSGAIPIGIALAQTSNVALLGQEGFVGARIAEKYFNSKGGINGTPIKLIAQDTSGDEAGAINAFQTLINKDKVVGIVGPTLSQQAFSADPIAERAKVPVIGASNTANGIPEIGDYVARVSAPVSIVAPNSVKAALKQNPQIKKVAVFYAQNDAFNKSETEIFQKAVKEQGLELVTVQKFQTTDTDFQAQATNAINLKPDLVIISGLAADGGNLVRQLRELGYKGIIIGGNGLNTPNVLSVCKALCDGVLIAQAYSPEYPGEINKVFRQAYIEQYKKEPAQFTGQAFAAVQVYVEALKELDKKTKISTLPLDKLRTELNKQILAGKYNTPLGEIAFTPVGDVIQKEFYVAKIKMDKDGNTGKFVFIK
- a CDS encoding branched-chain amino acid ABC transporter permease; this translates as MDITLFLQQFLNGLSIGSIYAIFALGYTLVYSILGIINLAHGAIFTLGAYFTYALMGGNFGFNGLLANAALPIKLPFAIALILGSTLAGLIGVVMERVAFQPLRRQGSDPLLTVVSSLGVAVVIVNLIQYLVGAESYTYPADTYGNLPPAINFGSPDNPIPIRSVQIIIFVVSVAIVAIITYFINRTKYGKAMQAIAEDPTTASLLGINSDRFIILTFFISSFLAGLAGTLVASSVSIAGPYFGIAFGLRGLAVIVLGGLGSIPGAVLGGLLIGLVEAFVPAEYSGYKEAVAYGILFIMLLVRPQGLLGRRFIQKV
- a CDS encoding Uma2 family endonuclease; protein product: MKTYTKQKLTFDQFLEECPEEGLYELVDGEIVEVRATRNHDDIADFILLSFNDEIKHLNLNYVVKNTAVLKTITANGIEQGRKPDVSVIDKDVWRSNRSAYSALEEPIQLAIEVTSTNWEDDYIDKLDEYQRIGITEYWIVDYLAIGYREYLENPKVPTVFVFLLDAEGKYQRTDFRGSERIVSRTFPELALTAEQILTA
- a CDS encoding branched-chain amino acid ABC transporter permease; its protein translation is MAEFFSTYESPIVYMVLEALLGLSLYLPLMAGQLSLASPGFYALGGYIAAILSTKVFPSSNNLFPIPLLLLEMLIAGLISGILAVIVGIPALRLRGIYLAIATIAFVEVLRVVSLNLDITGGAVGIFGIPQPFQSQIEYLWIAVPFLLVSMVLFYRLERIRTGRAFIAIREDELAASAMGINPTYYKVLAFTLGAILAGMVGVISAHFLNTWNARQGTFDASITYLTIVLIGGSRTFLGSVVGAIVLKVLLEIVLRRIADIAGLPNWLSQFLRDGRLIIYGILIVLGTIFFPQGFVTPDILKKCKNLLIKSISKTSKQTR